In Fragaria vesca subsp. vesca linkage group LG1, FraVesHawaii_1.0, whole genome shotgun sequence, the sequence TTCTAATAACAATTTCATAGCCAAATGTAATTCTTTTTACTCAAATGAGGTTTTTATTTCAAGTCTCCATCGACCCTCTTGTGCTACAAAGCGATGAACATAAAGAATTCAAAAACATATTTGTGGAATCTAGTTCTTCTCTTGTGGTTAACCAGTAAAAAGGGTAGTAGAACGGCAGATCCTTCATGGCTTCATGTCAAGTTGCAGGGCTCTTAGGTGTAGAATCATCTCACATCAGACCTAAATTTTCTTCATTTTTGGTTCTATATGTTCTAAAACAAGGGATTGTTTGCAGTGCATTTTAATGTATCGATACATCAAGTAGAGAGGGTTCTTAGGTGTAGAACCATCTCATATTAGGCTCCTAAATTTTCTTCATTTCTTGTTCTATATGTTCTAAAACTAGGGATTATGTGCGGTGTGTTTAATGTACCGATAGAAAGGTATATGACTCCGCTTCCTGAACAATCTTTTTGTTTTAACTTTTGGACAAGACGTCTTCAGTTCTGGTAGCAGGGATTTCAAAGATGAAGCCAATTGACAATTTAAAGAAAAAATTTATAAAAAAAATTGTTTATTGCCTTGTAATTCAAGCTAGTTTCTGAATCTTTACAAACCAAGCGAACAAAGGTTACAACAAAATGAATGAAATTGTTACTCAACAACAGGTCATTACATCTGGCTTTTTCTTCTATGTGCTCCAAATAACTTATATACATTATTACATTTACACTTTCAATGCGGCACCGACCATACTGGAGAAATCAGCAAACTTGGACACATGATGAAATTGTGTAAAACACAATGATATATCTGCTCTGAGAAATTTCATTACTACCGTGGTTCAACATGAGGCACTTGAGATCGGAAAACAATAGCTAACTCAAGTGTAGAGTCTCAGGCGTGTTGATATGGGTTGTCGACACAGAGGGCATGATGAAAGACTAACTCCACAATCCTTGCAGGTCTGGACCATGAAAGAGAACATGGTCAATATTGTAGGCATACAATTTCCACTCCAAAAAATAATTACATCACTTAGTTTTAGCTTGTATATGGTTGGCAATGGCATCGGATGAACAAGGTACGACAAAAGACAAAGACATTATTGAATTTCTCTTCAAAAGTTATTCATTTCTCTTCACCATTAGTAAAGAAAATCTTTCATAGATTTTAATTGGCACTATACGATCCAATAAAATCTCTTTTTCTCTCTTCTACCAAAATAAGTAAACATCTAACTTTCAAAACTCATGTCCTTTTGGCTCTTGCACAGCCAAAAGTTGGAAAATTGAAAGTCCTTTTAGGTTAGATATGTTGGAAACTTCAAACCGTTGAGCGAATGAACTATTTCAATGTTCACTTGGTTCAGATACTATGTAATATTATGAGTGCAAGCATGGTTGAGACGTATAGTAAATTTATATGCATAGACAGAAAAAAGAAAAAGAAAAAAAAAGTATTCACTGTGATTAACTAGCTAGCGTGAAAGATATACTAAGGTGAGGGGAAGCTCTTCCCATAATTTGATTCTTCAAACAACAGATCACCTACACTTTATGCAGGCTTTAAAACCAACCTCCAGTAAAAGTCAATTGTGAGATTTCACACATTCAAAAAAGAAAACTAGCTAATAAGCATACTAACCGTATGACCACATTGGAAAGCCATGTCCTTAGGATTTGTCAGGCAAATTGGGCACACCTGGAACAACACGAGAAACTTATCTCAAAACCACTACATCACTGGAAAGGAATTTCATATAAAAATGATAGTTGAAACAATGGAGAGTGGGAGGAAGAAATACCGATTCCACAGGAGCTACTGGCAGGCCGGGAGCTGATGGCTCAACTTTCGGAAAGCTTGTCATTGGTGGAATTGATTTAACTGCATTATCGTGATTGATCACATCGCGTGGAGGTGGAAGTGGCCTTGTACGTGGACCACCTTCCGATTCATAACTACAGAAACAGGAAAAAGATTTAAATACTGTAAATGACTATATTTGAATGAATTTTTCTACCCGTAAAACTGCAATTCATTTCCTCACCTGGAAAAATGAAGCCTTTGGGTGGCTCTGTACTGAGATGGAATTTCCATAAGGGCAGCAAGTGCAAATGCTGCTTCCTTCTGTGATAAATCCCTGTTGTCTGACATGATCTTGGTGAAGTTGACAAACTGTAGGAGTACATATGGAAGGTTATCTTATTAAACTTGGTTCTTCAAAAAGATTTAACAACGTAAACTGAACTTGCTACATCTATGTATTAGATTGCATCTCTAAATAGCATCAAACACCAAATAGAAAGAATCAAAAAGAGCTGAACACCAGCAGCATTACAATTATAAGGAATGGCATGAAATGAAGTACTTCAAAAGTCTGAGGAAACTAACGCCCAAAACCAAACCCTTCTTCACAACAACTCCAGCTCCTCCCTTTCAGCTTCTAAAAAATTCTCTTATTCCCACCATGCAAATGACACAGATGGCCAGAATAAAGCCACTACAGCATATCTTCCGGGTACCAGTCCTTTTTTTTCTCCCTCCAAAAAAACTCGTGTCATTCACACAACAAGGCAACAAAACTTACTGGATTATCCCAACTGATCAGACTCCTTAAATACCCTTTTCCCCAAAGTTAGTAGAACTGGATAGAGGAAAAGCAAATGATACCCACATTGAATTTTCAAAGAAATATGGAAAGGGAAGTATACAAAAATGTAATATATATCATCTAATATTCATTTATGTACTCCCACGATATCCTATGATCCCATCCTAATGATGATATGATTCATATATCATCCTATATTTCATATTTGTATCTATGCTTCACAGAGCACCACCACCAATAAAAGGCAGAAAAAAAAACAATATGATTTATTCTTCAGAGAGAACTCATAACTTGTCTTCAGTCATAACAATATAAAGAGCACATGACTAGGAAGCCATGAAAATGTTAATTAATGATTAAATAGCCAACCTATATAAGACAAAGATGATCTGCATTGTCATCGGATACAAGCTATCACATGAAAATTAAAATTGTCTCTGGTGTGAAACTTAATACGTACCTGGAAGTTGTCAAATGCTCGCTGCGGAATGTTATCATCAAATTTCTGCATTGCATCCCACGGTCCATCCCCAACTCCAACCAAGATGATTGACAGAGGATATTTGCTGTTTAAAAAAGTTCTGATAGTGAGGACACTATAAACAAAAAGTAGTGTACCCTAGAAGAAGAATGCATTACTTTACCTAGCAGCAACTATGGAATTTACAGTCGCTTGTTCTTGGGTACTGAATCTTCCGGGTGGAGTATCAGGGCTCCTGGTAACCTGTGTCAAAATAGAAACATTTCAAGGTTGTGATAAGAGCATATACAATAATGAAAAAATGAAATGAACCTGTGAAAAAAGGAGAAAATTTAAAGGGCACTGAACATGTTTCACCAACCTGTCCGTCAGCTATAATGACAAGAACATGGTATTGTCCATTGCTCTTTTCAACAATGTCAATTGCCGCATCAATTATTGGGGCAAATGAGGTTGGACCTGTGAATAAAGAAACAAAGATTATCACATCTGGTTTTGCACCATGCTGGAATTATACAAATCAGGTATAGCCGAGTGAAATGTAACTACTAAATATAGCAACGGATAAGACAATCAGTATCACATATATGCAACCAGGTTAGCTTCTTTAACTTAATTGGGTGGAGGTAAGAGAAAAAAATTTGATGCTGATAAAAAGTCCCTTAAAAGGCTGAATTGATACTGTAGATAAACTTATATACACAGTGTAAACTCAAATGGATAGGGACTGATATGACATGGTCAGCAATCTACAAAATATCAACTTGATTGATGGACTTATATGAAATGTTCTGAAAACCACATAAATGGAAAATGAAGTATTAATCCTCCGCTTAATGTATTATATACAAAAGAAAAGATGCAATCAAAGAATTTTTTTTTTTAACAATTATAGTAAATGACTGGATACATGTAAAATATAAGAACAACTAAACGGTATATTGCTTTTCATATGTATTAAATCTAATATTTTGCATCTCATGTCATAGAAAGATGGTGTCAGGAAAACAGAAACCTGGAGATGATCTTTCTTCTCCTCAATTTTGTTTATAAGAAATTCAAATCAGATTTTATAACTAAAAAGTGCCATTGCTATGGAGTGTGGCTCAGGAGTAGACAGAGTGAAAGAGAATGGCTTAGCTTATACCAAGTGAAAGTCTAAATCATCCAAAGCTATTCCTTATCCTAAGCCAAGGAATCTTCAAACATTCATTGATGACAAATGATTGTATGAATATAGATTAGAAGCCATAGTTCATCTAAGTTTCTATGATAGATACAGATAAAGCCAAGAGTTATCATGCATATGGAGCAAGTCTTCACTTCAGGAAGATGCTACTTGGCAGAAGGAAATTGCAACAATGTGAGAGGGAAAACTGTCAAGTACCTGATAACCTTAAGTATGGAACAATCTCCCTATACCGAGCAAGAGCTTCCTCAAACCCAACACAGCATCGATCATCAGGATAAAAGCTGAACACACCTACATCATGTGTTGATGCTACAAAAGAAGATATGATCAGAGAGCTCTGTGCTGACAATAGGTGTGTACTTTCAATCAGAAGTAAAAATAATAACTAGACACTAACCATCGCCGAATCCAAAGCAAGGAATTATATTATCTTCATCGAAAGGAGATAAAGTGCGTCCGATTATAGAGATTGCTTGCTCGTAAGGATTAGGTGTGCTACCGATAGCATGAAGACTTTTTCTGTTGAATGAATATTTGCCTACAATCATTGAAATGTAACTTTTATCTACTTCCATAAAAGGTCAAGAAAAATAAATCATCTAAAGGACTAGGAATATCACCTGTCCATTCATTGCTCTTTGTGAAGTCGATACCAAGTATTAAATTGGATGATTCAAGGCCAGCTTCTCTCAAAGCAGCAATAACCTAGACATTCATATAAATTCTTATGGTTACTGAACATGCTCCACTTATAGCAGATAATGAATACACCTATTGCTAATTAAAACATATAATTACCAACTCAGCAGGAGTACTGATACAAGGATGGATAAATAGTTCTTATTTCTATATGTGACCTTCTGACACATGCAAATGCAAAGGCAGTTATCTTGTATGGTCATATTTCATTATCAGTTTAAGCTCAGTTTATATATATATATATATATATATATATATATATATACTATANNNNNNNNNNNNNNNNNNNNCATCTCAACCGTACAATGTCTAAAACAACTGTGTAGATCATTCCTGTAAAGTTTCATCAAATTTGAAGATCATTTGGGTACCGAATTAGATTAAATAATTCAACAGAACAAAAGTTGTCCAAATAGAACCGTTCGTGTAAATTACGATTACGGAAGCTCAAATGATCTTCAAATTTGATAAAACTTTGCAGGAATGATCTACACACTGTGTTTTAGACATTGTACGGTTGAGATGTGGAAATACGACCTGAAAGTGAGCGAAATAAGGAGTCCCGCACTTTAATTTCAAAGAGGGATCCCTTTCTGGAAGGGGACTGTATATATATATATATATGTGTGTGTGTGTGTGTGTGTGTGTGTGTCTTATATATCAATCAATAAGAAATGTAATGCTAGTGGTTGAAACCTGATCCAACGAGTTGAAATCATCGCCTATACGTGTAAATGGTAGCTTTTGTTGATGACTAGAGTCCATTGAAGTGCCTGCATAGGAAGGTGGTTCAGGTGGAAAATTATCTTGAGAATCTTCAAACGTTGATTCGCCATTCCCCATGTTTGGGAGGTAAATGTGTCCTAAATCAGAAAATGGAAATACAGAAGTATGTAGATTAGAGGAGACAATTCTTGACGCATGCCTTACATTAGTTCATTCTGACGCATAAGTTAATTCTCCCCCAACAAATTCAATCAGCAGAATAAGACTCAAAATATGACAATTCTGCTATTTAGCTTACACAATTACAAACTTAAGTAGTCATCTCCATCCAGCTGAATCAACCTATATGTCCTGCAATCCAGACTAAACCCTTCGAGTTGGAACATTAAAAAGGTTCAAGGTCAGGTCAGTTAGTGCAATTCCCTTAAAGTTCCTAATCATAGATCAAATTCTTAGTTTGCAAATTGCATTGGATACCAAATTCTGCTAACAATTGAATCAGAACTCAAATCCTAATAAACTCAGAATCCAAGAAATCCATGCTAACAATAAAGCTTGACAATTTCTGACACCATATCAAACTATAGATACTCAGAACTTAAGAAATGTATGTACTTCTAAAACTCAAATTCATTTTTCATGCACAACTCATCAAACAACACTAATAAATTAATACAAGAATCTGGATGCTGAAGCAAATCACCCACAAACCCATGAGGACATGTCATCAGAACAAAGAGCAGAGATTCAACAATCAGCAACAAACAGCAAAACCAGTGATCAGAAAAACAGAGATTATCAGACTCAAACCTGTGATATGATGATGGCAGAGATGAAAGGGGGATTCAAATGGGATTGATTGTTCAAACAAGTTCGGTGCTTGTGATCTCTTAAATACCAAAAAGTCAACTGGGTGGCGTTGGGCTTCTTCTTCTTCTTATGTTCCTTAAAGTTCCAACTTTTTTCCTGGTCTTTCTTTCTGTTTCACTTTCTCTTTCTCCGGGGGTTTCTAAATGGGAGTAGATAGCGTGCACACGTTGGAAATATGGGCGTACAAGTTTGAATAGTCACCGTCCAAAGGGATTTAACCGCTAAAGGACAAGCACAATCTGGTCAGATATCAAAGGCAAAAGAGTTTTGAAGGCCTAAACACAACAGAGCTAAAAGGACTTGTACTTTCACCTTAAATCCGCTAGAGTTGGGACTTTCTAGAAAGAAATGGATACCGGGGATCTAGATGGATACGTATATCCTAGCTTTATATACGTCTATGTTTGGTGTGTGATTATTCTTGCTTTCGGATTATGTATAAAACGGTAACCTTGGTAAGATAATGGAGTTACACATGACGTATATACTAATATACATATTTTCTTGTCCAATGGTACATTACTACGTTGGAAAGAGCAATTGATTATGTGAACACATGTTTTTAAGTTCGTTTCAACACACTACTAAATCCCGACGAATTGAAAATGAGACTTAAGACTACAATAAGTAAGCTCTTCATGTGTGAATGATGAACATATTGTTTGTTTAAAGATAGGTAACGGTGATTCTTTAACAACCAACGGAGTTTGCACTTGGTTGCAATTGACTCGACAAAAATTCAACTAAAATTTTACATGCAAGTTGTTTCACATGCACCGAATGATTAAGTTCTTAACCTAAAAAGTGTTTAAGATATCCTAGCACAATAAAAAACGATTAACAAGTTGTCAAGTTAAAAGTACTCGCATGGAATTAAACGCTTATAATACATCTCAATTGATTTATGTTGTGTGTATGCATGTCTATTTATAATTATACTAAAATAAAAAGACGAATTACATCAAAATTTGCTATAATAAAAACAAACCAAACCAAACCCGTATTTCTCTCTCTCTATTTCTCGCCAAAAAAAAAACCCGTAATTTCTCTCTCTCTATATCTGTCCTCTCTCCCTCTTTTTCTCTCATCCCTGCTTGTGGGTGTGAATTTCGTCTGAAAATCACCATCGGCCTCTAGCCCCTCAACGCAATAACAACTCAGGCCGTTGTCGATCTCGTCGTTGATGCCACCTTCTTTCACTTCATCGATCACATCCCTAATTGCTCATGCTTCTTGATCCATCTCATTATTCAAATCATTCCACCAGCTAACACATCTAGGAGAGATTAAAAATCTTCTTGTGTTGGTCATCATCAAGCTAGGTATAGGTCGTATGATATTTGATCAATGTGGATACGAATCTGGCAAGCAAAATAGGTGGTGTAGCTAGAGTGAGCAATGGACCAACGTGGTGGTGGTGGTGGTGATGGTGGAGGTGGAGGTGTCCGCGCAGGAGCATCATTCATATGGTTTATTTCTTGCTCCTTGTTCTTGTCTATAATGCTCGGAGGCGGGTGTCTTATAACCTATATAATCATTCCTCATGACCCAGGATCCATGTCCTGGCTTGCTATTACTGGAGTTGTATTGGTTTGTCTTCCATGGATGTTTTGGTTCTTCACATTCATATATCGTGTCGTTAGTCGGATGCGCAAGAATCGATCTAATTCTGAGGTCGTTGCCACACTGGGAAATGTTAACACAGTTGCTTCTATTGGTGGGAAGAATAATACCAATGCTGCTGGAACTACATTGAGCTAGGGCCGGTGTCCATATATGAGAGCACCAAGACAAGCTATTTCTCTGAGGAATGCATATTTTGCTTATCATCATTCAGAGGGTTCTCATTG encodes:
- the LOC101301907 gene encoding E3 ubiquitin-protein ligase RGLG1-like; the protein is MGNGESTFEDSQDNFPPEPPSYAGTSMDSSHQQKLPFTRIGDDFNSLDQVIAALREAGLESSNLILGIDFTKSNEWTGKYSFNRKSLHAIGSTPNPYEQAISIIGRTLSPFDEDNIIPCFGFGDASTHDVGVFSFYPDDRCCVGFEEALARYREIVPYLRLSGPTSFAPIIDAAIDIVEKSNGQYHVLVIIADGQVTRSPDTPPGRFSTQEQATVNSIVAASKYPLSIILVGVGDGPWDAMQKFDDNIPQRAFDNFQFVNFTKIMSDNRDLSQKEAAFALAALMEIPSQYRATQRLHFSSYESEGGPRTRPLPPPRDVINHDNAVKSIPPMTSFPKVEPSAPGLPVAPVESVCPICLTNPKDMAFQCGHTTCKDCGVSLSSCPLCRQPISTRLRLYT